The genomic region GCCGTGCTCGGCTCCGTGGTCGGGGTCGTCTATTCAGGTTCCGGATGGACGGCAGCCGTGGCCGTGGTCGGCGGGCTGCTCGGGCTGGCCCTGGTGATCGCCCTCACCCTGCTCGTCAGGTCTCGGGGTGTGCGCGACACACAGCGCCGCCCCATCGGCTCTGCAGCCTGACGGGACGGCGCTGTGGGTGCCGTGCCGATTTCTCAGGACGCGGGCGTCGTGGGGGTCGTCGGAGCGGGCGGGGTGACCGGCGGGGTGGTCGCGGCCGGGGGCGTCACCGGGGGAGTCGCGGCCGGGGGCGTCACCGGCGGGGTCGCGGCCGGCGGCACGGTCGGCTCCTGGTCGTTGCCGGCCAGCTTGTCGACGAGCCCGGTCAGCTTGTCCTCGACACCGTCGACCTTCTCGTGGCCGATCTTGCCGCCCACGAAGTCACCGGCCTTCTCGATACCGCTCTTGATCTTCTCGTCGTTGTCGGCGATGAAGCCTTCGACCTTGTTCTTGAGGCCACCGAAATCCACCATGGGTCGTCTCCTTCGTCGTGTACGTCCGAACCGCGGACCCGCGCCGGGCGCTGTCGGGACCGAGCGTAGCCCGGCCTCCTTTCGTAAACTGTTGTGATGGCTCATGAGTTCCCGGTGACCGTCCGATGGGACGGATCGACGGGCAGCGGATACCGCGGGTACTCGCGTACCCACGTGGGTACGACGGAGGGGACACCGGACCTGACGGTGTCGGCAGACCGTCATTTCCGCGGCGATCCTGCGTTCCACAACCCCGAACAGCTCTTGGTGATGGCTGCCGCGTCCTGCCAGCTGCTGTCGTTCCTGGCGCTGGCGGCGAACCGGGGGATCGACGTCCTTCACTACTCCGACGACGCGGTCGGCACCATGACCCCGTCGAGGGGGCCGATGTCGATCGAGCGGATCGAGCTCCGTCCCCGCATCACCGTAGCGGCCGGTCCGGACGGCAGCACCGACACCGCAGCCGTGCTCGCCCTCGTCGAGCAGGCCCATCGGGACTGCTTCATCGCGAACTCACTGCGCTCGGAGATCGAGATCGTCGCGAGCGTCACTGTCACTGCGCCGGGCGGTACCGCGGTCAGTCGACCGGTCCGATCCCGGTGACGATGCGTTCCTGCGCGGTGCGGCGCAGGCCGGTGATGTAGCCGCCGTCCGCTCCGAGCGTCAGCAGGTCGTCGATCGTCGGATTGTTCAGGGTGACCTCCGTCGTCGCCGGTTCCTGCTGCATGCTCAGGAACCCGCGGTGACCGGCCTCGACGGTCTTGGCCAACGATCCGGTGGAGGCGAGCGTGCCCCTGGCGACTCCCAGGATGCCGAGCGACTCGTCGAAGGCGTCGACCAACGCGTCGCGGTTGGCTTCGCACATCGCCTGGACCAGCTCCGGCCGGGTGCCGGCGACCCGGCTGCCGTCGCGGAACGAGCCGGCGGCCAGGGTGCGGGTGAGCGGAATCCCGGACGCGGCCACCTGAGCGAGGGCCAGGGCCAGCAGATGCGGCAGGTGGGAGATGCGCGCCACGGCGCTGTCGTGATCGGCTGCGGTCACCGGGACGACGTGCGAGCCCAGCGCAAGGGCGAGGGCGGCGACGCCGTCCCAGGCGATGGGGTTGGACGACTGCTGCAGGCAGGTGACCCAGGCCGCGCCGCGGAACAGGTCTGGATCGGCTGCGGCGAAGCCGGACGCCGAGGTCCCGGCCATCGGGTGCCCGCCGATGTAACGAGTAAGTGGTGCGATGGCGGTGACCTGCCTGGCCACCGACGCCTTGACGCTGCCGACATCGGTCAGCAGGACTTCCGGCGCCTTCGCGGTGATCTTGCGCAGCATCGACTCGAAACCGGTGACCGGCGAGGCCAACATCACCAGAGCGTCCCGGTCGACGGCCCAGGCAAGCGCCTGATCGAGGGTCGGGTGGATCTGTGCGCCTGATGCGGCAGCCTCCGCGCGGGTGCTCTCGCTGGGTGACCAGCCGGAGACGGGCAAGAGATCCGAGGCCGCTCGCAGGACGGACCCGCCGATCAGACCGAGGCCGAGAACACACAGTCCCTGAGGCAGAGCCTGACTGCGCTTCACCGCCGCGTCGATCGGGGAGTCATCCATGGGGTCATCTTCCATCATCGAAGGTGCACACCGTACGTTGGACCGGTGAGCACCGAAGGTTTTGCTGTTGCAGTGATCCGCGAGGAGACCGACTGGCGGTGCTCGCTGTTGGCCGAAGATCTGGTCGACGACCTCGACGGGGTGATCACCGCCCTTCGGCGACTGTCCGGCAGCGGAGCGGTGTTCGCGCTGGTCAGCGTCGACGAGGAGTTCTTCGTCGTCGTCCGGCCGGTGCCCGGCGGTGCTGCACTCATGCTCTCGGATGCCACCGCAGCACTCGACTACGACATCGCCGCCGACATCCTCGAACTGCTGCAGGTCCCCATCCCCGACGAGGACGACGTCGACGACGACCCATGGCCGGAGGGTGATCTGACGCTGCTCGCAGACCTGGGTGTGCCCGAGGAGCAGATGCAGATCATCGTCGACCAGGCCGAGCTCTATCCCGACGAACAACTCGAGATGATCGCTGCCGCTTGCGGTTTCGCCGATCAGTTCGCCGCGGTGATCGAGAAGCTGTGACCCCGGAGGCTGTCGTGCCGGGTGCGGATCCTGCTGAGGCGTGGATGCGGACGGCCCTGTCGGAGGCGGCTGCGGCCGGCGCTGCGGGCGATGTGCCGATCGGTGCCGTGATCACCACTGCGGACGGCACCCTGCTGGCCGTCGGGCGCAACGAACGCGAGCACGCGCACGACCCGACCGCGCACGCCGAGATCGTCGCGCTGCGCGCCGCCGCCGCGGTCACCGGCCAGTGGAACCTGACCGGCACCTCGTTGTACGTGACGGTGGAACCCTGCGCGATGTGCGCCGGAGCGCTCGTGCAGGCGCGGGTGCGAACCCTGGTGTACGGCTGCCGTGAGCCGAAATCCGGTGCGGCAGGCTCACTCTGGGACTTGCTAACCGATCCGCGCATCCACCACCGCGTCGAGGTGATCGGCGGTGTGCTCGCCGACGAGGCAGCCACCCTGATGCGCGAGTTCTTCGCCGCCCGGAGACGCTGACCGGGCCTCTCCCAGTGCCGCGGATGAGGACGCTGCTCCGCCCGGTTGTCGAGCAGCGAGGAACGAGCGTGACGAGACACGCTCGGCCGCGCCGGTTCGCAGGAACCTTCTTGTGGAGTCGGCCACGGCTGTGCCCCGGGTCCCGCCCGGCGGGGATCCGCGGGTTCGCAGGCTCTCCCGGCGGATTCCCGCCCATGCCCGAGCCACTCCCTGACCCGGGGCGCAGCCGCGGCGGATCACCGGCGTCCACGACGATGAATCGAGATCCACCCCTCTGTCGCCGGCCGAGCGACGAACGAGTCGAGATCCTGTCCGGTCACGACGAATCGATGACGCAGCACAAGCCCGGCTGCGACGGCTGATCGAGCAGCGAGGGACGAGCGTGTCGAGATCCCGTCCGGTCACGATCGGTCTCGACTCACTCTGTTCGCTCGACCACCGAGCATCGTTGATCGAGCGAGGAACGAGTCGAGATCCCGTCCGGGCACGACGAGCTGACGCAAGATGGCCGCTCGCCCAGCATTTCGCAAGAGCCGCCGCGGAAACATCTGGCGCGCGGCCGTTCTCCGTCACTGCCGGCACGGCATCACCCGGCTCGCTCATCGAGTGACGAGAGCATGCCCCTCGACGATCATGGGGGCAGGACGTCCTGCCGAAATGCGTATCGAGGGCCATGTCCTCGTCACAGGGTCAGGGTCAGCTCCCGTAGATCGCGGCCACCCACTCCGGGTGGTCGATGAACGGGTTGCGGTTGTGCTGCCAGGTGTCGAAGACCTTCTGGTTGCGCGTCTTCTCGAACGCATCCGGCGGGTCCTGCGCGTTCCACTTCTTCAGGGCGGAGAGCTTGCCCATGTAGGGCGCAGTGCCGTTGCCGGTGATGTCGTTGATGCCGAGGTTAGGCTTGCCGTCGCCGCCTTCCCAACGGATGTCCATGTAGAAGATCATCCGGGCGACATCACCCTTGTCGGCATCGCGCGGCTCCCACGACGTGGTCGTCGAGTAGTTGCCCTTGGCTTCACTGTTCTCGGTGCCGCCCTCGGCGAAATCCTTGTTGCCACGCGAAGAGTTGACGGACACATCGGCTGCGCGGAGGTGGTTGAGGTCGGTGCCGGGACCGTTGGCGGTACTGAAGTCGCCGTGGCTCTTGGCGTAGACGTGCTCGCGGTTCCAGTTCTCCACGCCGCTGCCGTTGCTCGACTTGGGAACGCTGCGGCCGGTGTACAGCTCGACGACGTTGCCCGAGTTGTTCGGATCCTGGTCGACGTCCTTGATGCCGTCCCAGACCTCGTCGTAGGAGAGTGTGGTGACGCCGGTCGAGATGATCGTGTGCACCTTCGAGCGCAGGGCCGCTCCGGTGAGACCCGAGGTGCCGGTGTAGTAGGCACCGGGATCGCCGGTACCACCGCCGGGATCACCCGGGTCGGTTCCGCCGCCGGCCGGGACGGCGAAAGCGCTCGCCGAGACGAGGCCCGGGTGGCTGAAGTAGGAGGCGAAGGAGCCGGCGACGTCCAACTTCTTCCCGACCGACGTGGGATTGGTCTTGAGGCCGTAGCCAGCGCGGAAGGCACTCGGGATCTGGACGTAGAGGATCTTGGCGGTGGCGGTCTCACCTGCGGTGTCGGCCAGGGCGAGCGCGTAGTCGCTGGGAAAGCCTGAGGTGACGACGGTCGACGAGCCGGTGGGCTGACCGACGACATACCCGGTGACGGTGCCGGCGCTGCCCTGCGCGGCGATTGCCTGCGCGACGGAGATGCTCGCGGTGGTGGCGACCGCCGAGGTCGGTCGAACGGGTGCGGTGACAGCGTGCGCGGCGGTGGCCGGGGCCAGGATGCCGGCACCGAACAACAGTGCGGTGACAAGTGATGTCAGAAATTTCCGGGGGATGGGCACGTTCAGCAAAGTCCCATGGCCCGCCGGGACCGGCAACCCGAAGTCAGGTGAAGCCTTCCGGGATCAAGTATCGGGTGCGAGCGCTCGCCGGATCTCCGGTAGCATTCGTCCCGGTAGCGTGTCCGAGCGGCCTAAGGAGCACGCCTCGAAAGCGTGTGTGGGTGAAAGTCCACCGTGGGTTCAAATCCCACCGCTACCGCCAACGGGATCCGACCCGCGACCTGCGCAGACGCCCAGGCTCGCGGGTCGACCTGTATCCGGATCCCGCAGTCAGCCCGCAGCATCGTCGAGATCGTCCTCGATCGGACCGTCGGATTCGCCGTCCATCCACCGTTGGATCGCAGCCCCGCCGTCCCGCGTGCAGGATCCTCGCTCCGGTCCGGGTTGCCACCGCGATCTCCTCGGCCGCGGCGTCCAGCTGGTCACGTGGTCGGGATGTTGAGGGCTGCCCGCGTGGCGCGCCTTCATCGTTGGGTGCCGGTCCGGGACAGGATCCCGGCGGCTGTCACCGCCAGGTCCAGGCGGTCGGCCACGGCCTCCAGATCGTCGTCGAACAGGTCGGCGTACACGTCCAGGGTCATCGCCGCCGATGCGTGTCCCAGCATCTTCTGGACCGCCTTCACGTTGGCGCCGGCCGACACGGCCAGGCTCGCCGCAGTGTGCCGCAGATCGTGCGGCGTCAGGCGTGGCAGCCCTGCCCGGATCCGAGCCCCCTCGAACCACCCGCCCGTCCCCCTGGGTGGACGCATGAACCCCGCCCGGCCGGGGAACACGAGATCCTCGCGCCCCTTCCCGACACACTGCTCAGCCAACACCGGGGCCAGGAACGCCGGGACGGGCACAGTCCGGCGCCGGTGGTTCTTCGGCGTTCCCAGCTCGACACGGCTGCCCACCTCGACGGCATTCTGGGAGATCGAGATGCGGCGCCGCAGCAGATCGAGATCCCGCACCCGCAGCCCTGCCGCCTCACCCCACCGCAGACCGCCATAGGCCAGGAGCAGCACCATCGGCCCGCGGTCGCCGGCAGCGGCAGCCAGGTCGTGGACCTGTCGGTGCGTCA from Nakamurella sp. A5-74 harbors:
- a CDS encoding antitoxin; this encodes MVDFGGLKNKVEGFIADNDEKIKSGIEKAGDFVGGKIGHEKVDGVEDKLTGLVDKLAGNDQEPTVPPAATPPVTPPAATPPVTPPAATTPPVTPPAPTTPTTPAS
- a CDS encoding OsmC family protein encodes the protein MAHEFPVTVRWDGSTGSGYRGYSRTHVGTTEGTPDLTVSADRHFRGDPAFHNPEQLLVMAAASCQLLSFLALAANRGIDVLHYSDDAVGTMTPSRGPMSIERIELRPRITVAAGPDGSTDTAAVLALVEQAHRDCFIANSLRSEIEIVASVTVTAPGGTAVSRPVRSR
- a CDS encoding prephenate dehydrogenase → MDDSPIDAAVKRSQALPQGLCVLGLGLIGGSVLRAASDLLPVSGWSPSESTRAEAAASGAQIHPTLDQALAWAVDRDALVMLASPVTGFESMLRKITAKAPEVLLTDVGSVKASVARQVTAIAPLTRYIGGHPMAGTSASGFAAADPDLFRGAAWVTCLQQSSNPIAWDGVAALALALGSHVVPVTAADHDSAVARISHLPHLLALALAQVAASGIPLTRTLAAGSFRDGSRVAGTRPELVQAMCEANRDALVDAFDESLGILGVARGTLASTGSLAKTVEAGHRGFLSMQQEPATTEVTLNNPTIDDLLTLGADGGYITGLRRTAQERIVTGIGPVD
- a CDS encoding tRNA adenosine deaminase-associated protein, producing MSTEGFAVAVIREETDWRCSLLAEDLVDDLDGVITALRRLSGSGAVFALVSVDEEFFVVVRPVPGGAALMLSDATAALDYDIAADILELLQVPIPDEDDVDDDPWPEGDLTLLADLGVPEEQMQIIVDQAELYPDEQLEMIAAACGFADQFAAVIEKL
- the tadA gene encoding tRNA adenosine(34) deaminase TadA, which produces MRTALSEAAAAGAAGDVPIGAVITTADGTLLAVGRNEREHAHDPTAHAEIVALRAAAAVTGQWNLTGTSLYVTVEPCAMCAGALVQARVRTLVYGCREPKSGAAGSLWDLLTDPRIHHRVEVIGGVLADEAATLMREFFAARRR
- a CDS encoding endonuclease — protein: MPIPRKFLTSLVTALLFGAGILAPATAAHAVTAPVRPTSAVATTASISVAQAIAAQGSAGTVTGYVVGQPTGSSTVVTSGFPSDYALALADTAGETATAKILYVQIPSAFRAGYGLKTNPTSVGKKLDVAGSFASYFSHPGLVSASAFAVPAGGGTDPGDPGGGTGDPGAYYTGTSGLTGAALRSKVHTIISTGVTTLSYDEVWDGIKDVDQDPNNSGNVVELYTGRSVPKSSNGSGVENWNREHVYAKSHGDFSTANGPGTDLNHLRAADVSVNSSRGNKDFAEGGTENSEAKGNYSTTTSWEPRDADKGDVARMIFYMDIRWEGGDGKPNLGINDITGNGTAPYMGKLSALKKWNAQDPPDAFEKTRNQKVFDTWQHNRNPFIDHPEWVAAIYGS
- a CDS encoding site-specific integrase codes for the protein MQRRNRRGGVEDRWKLRDGTPSAKAGTGKRWRARYVDHNARERERVFDRKVDAESWLDEQTTGLVTGQYVEPKAGHVTLGELGPSWLGRQTHLKPSAFRPLEIAWRLHVEPTWGRARIVDVMHTTVQQWVSDLAAGPVGDDGERKARSATTVQRAYGVLAAVLDDAVKDRRLITNPARGVKLPRKVRREHTYLTHRQVHDLAAAAGDRGPMVLLLAYGGLRWGEAAGLRVRDLDLLRRRISISQNAVEVGSRVELGTPKNHRRRTVPVPAFLAPVLAEQCVGKGREDLVFPGRAGFMRPPRGTGGWFEGARIRAGLPRLTPHDLRHTAASLAVSAGANVKAVQKMLGHASAAMTLDVYADLFDDDLEAVADRLDLAVTAAGILSRTGTQR